From one Pseudomonas sp. S35 genomic stretch:
- a CDS encoding sigma-54 dependent transcriptional regulator, giving the protein MLNAVIVVDDEASIRTAVEQWLSLSGFEVQLFSRAEECLAHLPKDFPGVILSDVRMPGLSGLELLAEVQRRDADLPVILLTGHGDVPMAVEAMRDGAYDFLEKPFSPDALLNSLRRALDKRGLILENRRLHQQADHRAQLESSLLGVSRGLQNLRRQVLDLATLPVNVLIRGETGSGKELVARCLHDFGPRAKKPFVALNCAAIPEQLFEAELFGHESGAFTGAHGKRIGKLEYAHGGTLFLDEIESMPLAQQVKLLRVLQEQKLERLGSNQSIRVDLRIIAATKPDLLEEARAGRFREDLAYRLNVAQLRLPPLRERREDIPLLFEHFAHSAAERLGRTAEPLSGPALGRLLSHDWPGNVRELANVAERQVLGLGDPEPEGIEAGQSLAAQQEAFEAHCLKAALTRHKGDIKAVLAELQLPRRTFNEKMQRHGLARDMFLKDE; this is encoded by the coding sequence ATGTTGAACGCCGTGATTGTGGTCGATGACGAAGCCAGCATTCGCACGGCCGTGGAGCAGTGGTTGAGCCTGTCAGGGTTTGAGGTGCAGCTGTTCAGCCGTGCCGAGGAGTGCCTGGCGCACTTGCCCAAGGACTTTCCCGGCGTGATCTTGAGCGACGTACGCATGCCAGGGCTCAGCGGCCTGGAGCTGCTGGCCGAGGTACAGCGCCGCGACGCCGATTTGCCGGTGATATTACTCACCGGCCATGGCGATGTACCGATGGCCGTCGAAGCCATGCGCGACGGTGCCTACGATTTCCTGGAAAAACCCTTCAGCCCCGACGCCCTGCTCAACAGCCTGCGCCGAGCGTTGGACAAACGTGGCCTGATCCTGGAAAACCGGCGCCTGCACCAACAGGCCGATCACCGGGCGCAACTTGAGTCCAGCCTGCTGGGCGTGTCGCGAGGCTTGCAGAACCTGCGCCGCCAAGTGCTGGACCTCGCGACGCTACCGGTCAATGTGCTGATCCGGGGCGAGACCGGCAGCGGCAAGGAGTTGGTCGCCCGCTGCCTGCATGACTTCGGTCCACGGGCAAAAAAACCCTTTGTGGCGCTCAACTGCGCGGCGATCCCCGAGCAGTTGTTTGAGGCCGAGTTATTCGGCCACGAAAGCGGCGCATTCACCGGCGCTCACGGCAAACGCATCGGCAAGCTGGAATATGCCCACGGCGGCACTTTGTTCCTGGACGAAATCGAAAGCATGCCCCTGGCCCAGCAAGTAAAACTGTTGCGAGTGTTGCAGGAGCAGAAACTGGAGCGGTTGGGTTCCAACCAAAGTATCCGCGTGGACTTGCGCATCATTGCTGCCACCAAGCCGGACCTGTTGGAAGAGGCTCGCGCCGGGCGCTTTCGCGAAGACCTGGCCTATCGTCTCAATGTGGCGCAACTGCGCCTGCCACCATTGCGCGAGCGCCGTGAAGATATTCCGCTGCTGTTCGAGCACTTTGCCCACAGCGCCGCTGAACGCTTGGGCCGTACGGCTGAGCCGTTGAGCGGCCCGGCGCTGGGGCGTCTGCTCAGCCACGACTGGCCCGGCAATGTGCGTGAACTGGCCAACGTCGCCGAACGCCAGGTATTGGGCCTTGGCGATCCTGAACCGGAAGGTATCGAGGCCGGGCAATCCCTCGCCGCGCAGCAAGAAGCCTTCGAGGCCCATTGCCTGAAGGCAGCGCTGACCCGGCACAAAGGCGATATCAAGGCCGTGTTGGCGGAGCTGCAACTTCCCCGCCGAACCTTCAATGAAAAAATGCAGCGCCATGGCCTCGCACGGGACATGTTCCTTAAGGATGAATAA
- a CDS encoding MFS transporter has translation MDNSNTLPLGSAAAPAKARTTSSRIKSIFSGSVGNMVEWYDWYVYAAFSLYFAKAFFPKGDTTAQLLNTAAIFAVGFLMRPIGGWLMGLYADKVGRKKALMASVYLMCFGSLLIALSPGYEVIGIGAPILLVFARLLQGLSVGGEYGTSATYLSEMATKERRGFYSSFQYVTLISGQLIALAVLIVLQQVLTTEQLYAWGWRIPFAIGALCAVVALYLRRGMEETESFTKKEKAKESAMRTLMRHPKELMTVVGLTMGGTLAFYTYTTYMQKYLVNTVGMSISDSTTISAATLFLFMCLQPIIGGLSDKVGRRPILIAFGILGTLFTVPILTTLHTIQSWWGAFFLIMAALIIVSGYTSINAVVKAELFPTEIRALGVGLPYALTVSIFGGTAEYIALWFKSIGMETGYYWYVTACIAVSLVVYVTMKDTRKHSRITTD, from the coding sequence ATGGATAACTCCAACACCTTGCCTCTGGGGTCGGCGGCCGCGCCGGCAAAAGCACGCACCACCTCCAGCCGCATCAAGTCGATCTTCAGCGGCTCGGTCGGCAACATGGTCGAGTGGTACGACTGGTACGTTTACGCTGCATTCTCACTGTATTTCGCCAAAGCCTTCTTCCCGAAAGGCGACACCACCGCCCAACTGCTCAACACCGCCGCGATCTTCGCCGTGGGCTTCTTGATGCGCCCGATCGGCGGCTGGCTGATGGGCCTGTACGCAGACAAGGTCGGGCGTAAAAAAGCCCTGATGGCCTCGGTCTACCTGATGTGCTTCGGCTCGCTGCTGATTGCCCTGAGCCCTGGCTATGAAGTCATTGGCATCGGTGCGCCCATCCTGCTGGTGTTTGCCCGTTTGTTGCAGGGGTTGTCAGTCGGCGGCGAATACGGCACCTCCGCCACCTACCTCAGCGAGATGGCGACCAAGGAACGTCGTGGCTTCTACTCCAGCTTCCAATACGTGACCCTGATCTCCGGCCAGCTCATCGCCCTGGCGGTGCTGATCGTGCTGCAACAGGTACTCACCACCGAACAGCTGTACGCCTGGGGCTGGCGTATCCCGTTCGCCATCGGCGCCCTGTGCGCAGTGGTTGCGCTGTACCTGCGTCGTGGCATGGAAGAAACCGAATCGTTCACCAAGAAAGAAAAAGCCAAGGAAAGCGCAATGCGCACCTTGATGCGCCATCCCAAGGAACTGATGACCGTGGTCGGCCTGACCATGGGCGGCACCCTGGCCTTCTACACCTATACCACCTACATGCAGAAATACCTGGTGAACACCGTCGGCATGAGCATCTCCGACTCCACCACCATCTCGGCGGCGACGCTGTTTCTGTTCATGTGCCTGCAACCCATCATCGGCGGGCTGTCGGACAAGGTCGGCCGCCGGCCGATCCTGATCGCCTTCGGCATCCTGGGCACCCTGTTCACCGTGCCGATCCTCACCACCCTGCACACCATCCAATCCTGGTGGGGCGCGTTCTTCCTGATCATGGCCGCGCTGATCATCGTCAGCGGCTACACCTCGATCAACGCGGTGGTGAAGGCCGAGCTGTTCCCCACCGAAATCCGCGCCCTGGGCGTGGGCCTGCCCTATGCACTGACCGTATCGATCTTCGGCGGTACCGCTGAATACATCGCGCTGTGGTTCAAGAGCATCGGCATGGAAACCGGTTACTACTGGTATGTGACTGCGTGTATCGCGGTGTCGCTGGTGGTCTATGTGACCATGAAGGACACCCGCAAGCATTCGCGGATTACCACGGACTAG
- a CDS encoding flavin reductase family protein produces the protein MSDDIHFYEPANGHGLPHDPFNAIVGPRPIGWISSHDNAGRLNLAPYSFFNAFNYIPPIIGFSSVGRKDSLNNIEQTGEFVWNLATRPLAEQMNQSCAAVSPDVNEFELAGLTPVASTIVGVPRVGESPVSFECKVTQIIQLQRADKGLVPSWLVLGEVVAVHIAKWLLKDGVYDTAAAEPILRGGGPADYFQLGPQALFKMYRPKA, from the coding sequence ATGTCTGACGATATCCATTTCTACGAACCTGCCAACGGCCACGGCCTGCCCCATGACCCGTTCAACGCCATCGTCGGTCCACGGCCCATCGGCTGGATCTCTTCGCACGACAACGCAGGTCGCCTGAACCTGGCGCCCTACAGTTTTTTCAATGCGTTCAACTACATTCCGCCGATCATTGGGTTTTCCAGTGTCGGGCGCAAAGACAGCCTGAACAACATCGAGCAGACCGGCGAGTTCGTGTGGAACCTTGCTACCCGCCCGCTGGCCGAGCAGATGAACCAGAGTTGCGCGGCGGTCTCGCCAGACGTGAATGAGTTCGAGTTGGCCGGCCTGACGCCGGTGGCCTCGACAATCGTCGGCGTGCCACGGGTGGGCGAGAGCCCGGTGTCATTCGAATGCAAGGTGACGCAGATCATCCAGTTGCAACGCGCCGACAAGGGGTTGGTGCCGAGCTGGCTGGTGCTGGGCGAGGTGGTTGCGGTGCATATTGCCAAGTGGCTGCTCAAGGACGGCGTCTACGACACCGCCGCCGCCGAGCCGATCTTGCGCGGCGGCGGCCCGGCGGATTACTTCCAGCTGGGGCCGCAGGCGTTGTTCAAGATGTACCGGCCTAAAGCTTAG
- a CDS encoding antibiotic biosynthesis monooxygenase family protein, with protein sequence MSTPIPASHMAFIRARTGCSTELGARLSSLIEPGREAQGCLQFSLQHSQVDPDVWLVSGFWSSEQAMNDYFSSPALTIFTELLNDMVVRSMDFQTFTDASAANAYGEYLQLAG encoded by the coding sequence ATGTCCACCCCCATTCCCGCGAGCCATATGGCCTTTATCCGCGCCCGCACCGGGTGCAGCACCGAACTCGGTGCACGCTTGAGCAGTTTGATCGAACCGGGCCGCGAGGCTCAGGGTTGTCTGCAATTTTCGTTGCAGCATTCCCAGGTCGATCCTGATGTGTGGCTGGTCTCGGGTTTCTGGAGCAGTGAGCAGGCGATGAACGACTACTTCAGCTCGCCGGCGCTGACGATCTTCACCGAGTTGTTGAACGATATGGTGGTGCGCAGCATGGACTTCCAGACTTTCACCGACGCATCCGCCGCGAACGCCTATGGCGAGTACCTGCAACTGGCCGGTTGA
- a CDS encoding AraC family transcriptional regulator, whose product MSSPEHQSVPLDAEMEKQRAELASIVHRHTWEDGSYGTAITSLYLNRHNTPRDFMPVLVEPALCILANGSKEVRLADEIFAYDPLNYLVFSVAMPVAGRIIDATPEDPNLSIRINIDPAQLTALIAEAGPMGVPTRPTSRGMYVDRIDNPLLDAVLRLARLLDTPKDIAMLAPLINREILYRLLRGPQGYRLYEIAVANSQSHRVSQAIKWLNGNYEQPLRIDDLAREVNLSVSTLHHRFKAITAMSPLQYQKQLRLQEARRLMIAEGLEASAAGYRVGYESPSQFSREYSRLFGAPPLRDLARLRQSI is encoded by the coding sequence ATGTCGTCGCCCGAACATCAGTCCGTTCCCCTCGATGCAGAGATGGAAAAACAGCGCGCCGAACTGGCCAGCATCGTGCATCGGCACACTTGGGAAGATGGTTCCTACGGCACCGCGATCACCTCGCTGTACCTGAACCGCCACAACACGCCGCGCGATTTTATGCCGGTGCTGGTGGAACCCGCGCTGTGCATCCTCGCCAACGGCAGCAAGGAAGTGCGTCTGGCCGACGAAATCTTTGCCTACGACCCGCTCAATTACCTAGTGTTCTCGGTGGCGATGCCGGTGGCCGGGCGCATCATCGATGCCACGCCCGAAGATCCAAACCTGTCGATACGCATCAACATCGACCCGGCGCAGCTCACCGCGCTGATCGCCGAGGCCGGCCCGATGGGGGTGCCCACACGCCCGACGTCACGGGGCATGTACGTGGACCGCATCGACAACCCGCTACTCGACGCCGTGCTGCGCCTGGCACGCTTGCTGGACACACCCAAAGACATCGCCATGCTGGCGCCGTTGATCAATCGGGAAATTCTTTACCGCTTGCTGCGTGGGCCGCAGGGTTATCGCCTGTATGAAATTGCCGTGGCCAATAGTCAGAGCCATCGGGTGAGCCAAGCGATCAAGTGGCTCAATGGCAACTATGAGCAACCGTTGCGCATCGATGACCTGGCCAGGGAAGTGAACCTCAGCGTCTCGACCTTGCACCACCGCTTCAAGGCGATCACTGCCATGAGTCCGTTGCAGTACCAGAAGCAGCTGCGCTTGCAGGAAGCGCGGCGGTTGATGATTGCCGAAGGGCTTGAAGCGTCGGCGGCGGGGTATCGGGTGGGGTATGAAAGCCCGTCGCAATTCAGCCGCGAGTACAGCCGGTTGTTTGGTGCGCCACCGCTGAGGGATTTGGCCCGCCTGCGCCAAAGCATCTGA
- a CDS encoding ATP-binding protein, with protein MPTEPVSERRRRFPVPRSLLGRMLLLTLLAVLFAQALSSVIWVSQLRATQLEGLVTSARSLAHSMTASVSYFRSLPVAYRPLVLDQLRSMGGTRFVVTLNDRPLDMQVLPETPRKQAVLVAVDEVLRQTLGADVHISVEFVGAEDLRIFNAGLKLDELPRSWAHYALTLEPVNPPVLVTQIQLAPGEWLYIASLLPEPYTSLEEQGLPSQQVWFIVLTSGFLLLFIGLLVHWQSRPLKRLARAARDMSLGADVEPVAEGGGSEVVEVGRAFNAMRERISRYLTERSQLFSAISHDLRTPITRLRLRVELLEDENLQTKFGRDLDELELLVKGALQCVKDTDIHENIQPVDLNHVLECLVEPYVAPNGNGRVTLDGAALATYPGKPLALKRCIGNLIDNALKYGQNAHLHIKDDGAEFVLHVDDEGPGVPEQRLEQVFEPHFRLAGQQQGYGLGLGIARNIAHSHGGEVSLQNLREGGLRVTLQLPRTLD; from the coding sequence ATGCCCACTGAGCCTGTGAGCGAACGCCGCCGGCGTTTTCCGGTACCGCGCTCGTTGCTGGGGCGCATGCTGTTGCTGACCTTGCTTGCGGTGTTGTTCGCCCAGGCGCTGTCGAGCGTGATCTGGGTCTCGCAGTTGCGTGCCACCCAGCTCGAAGGCCTGGTCACCAGCGCCCGCAGCCTGGCGCACTCGATGACCGCCAGCGTGAGTTACTTCCGGTCGTTGCCAGTGGCCTATCGCCCCTTGGTCCTCGACCAGTTGCGCAGCATGGGTGGCACGCGGTTTGTAGTGACCCTCAATGATCGCCCGCTGGACATGCAAGTGTTGCCCGAAACCCCGCGCAAGCAGGCGGTGCTGGTGGCTGTGGACGAAGTGCTGCGCCAGACCCTGGGCGCCGACGTGCATATCTCGGTGGAGTTCGTCGGCGCCGAAGACCTGCGCATCTTCAACGCTGGCCTCAAGCTCGACGAGCTGCCGCGCTCCTGGGCTCATTACGCGTTGACCTTGGAACCGGTGAACCCGCCGGTATTGGTGACCCAGATCCAGCTCGCCCCTGGCGAATGGTTGTACATCGCCTCATTGTTGCCCGAGCCCTACACCAGCCTCGAAGAGCAAGGCCTGCCATCCCAGCAGGTGTGGTTTATCGTGCTGACCAGCGGTTTTCTACTGTTGTTTATCGGCTTGCTGGTGCACTGGCAGAGTCGGCCCCTCAAGCGCCTGGCACGGGCGGCGCGGGATATGTCCCTGGGCGCCGATGTCGAGCCGGTGGCCGAAGGTGGCGGCAGTGAAGTGGTGGAAGTGGGCCGCGCGTTCAATGCCATGCGCGAGCGCATCAGCCGCTACCTGACTGAGCGCAGCCAGCTGTTCAGCGCTATTTCCCACGACCTGCGCACCCCGATCACCCGTCTGCGCCTGCGCGTGGAACTGCTGGAAGACGAGAATCTGCAAACCAAGTTCGGTCGCGACCTGGATGAGCTGGAGCTGCTGGTGAAGGGCGCGTTGCAGTGTGTGAAAGACACCGATATCCACGAAAACATCCAGCCGGTCGACCTCAACCATGTGCTTGAATGTTTGGTGGAGCCTTACGTGGCGCCCAACGGCAACGGCCGTGTGACCCTGGATGGCGCTGCCCTGGCGACTTATCCAGGCAAGCCGCTGGCGCTCAAGCGCTGCATTGGCAACCTGATCGACAACGCTTTGAAGTACGGGCAGAACGCGCATTTGCACATCAAGGATGATGGCGCGGAGTTTGTCCTGCATGTGGATGACGAAGGCCCGGGCGTGCCCGAGCAACGTCTTGAGCAAGTCTTCGAACCGCACTTCCGCCTGGCCGGGCAGCAGCAGGGTTATGGCTTGGGCTTGGGGATTGCGCGCAATATTGCCCATAGCCACGGTGGTGAAGTGAGTTTGCAGAATCTGCGCGAGGGCGGGTTGCGCGTTACCTTGCAACTGCCTCGCACCTTGGACTGA
- a CDS encoding response regulator transcription factor — MSVISKSILLVDDDQEIRELLQTYLSRAGFQVRGVPDGAGFRQAMSEAPCDLVILDVMLPDEDGFSLCRWIRQHPRQAQVPIIMLTASSDEADRVIGLELGADDYIGKPFSPRELQARIKALLRRCQFGQERTGGGDVLVFDEWRLDMISHRLFHVDGEEVILSGADFALLKLFLDHPQQILDRDTIGNATRGRDLMPLDRIVDMAVSRLRQRLRDTEKPPRLIRTVRGSGYQLAASVVAGNAH; from the coding sequence GTGAGCGTAATCAGTAAATCGATTCTCCTCGTCGACGACGACCAGGAAATCCGCGAATTGCTGCAAACCTACCTCAGTCGCGCCGGCTTCCAGGTGCGTGGCGTGCCGGATGGCGCGGGGTTCCGCCAGGCGATGAGCGAGGCGCCGTGCGACCTGGTCATCCTCGATGTGATGTTGCCGGATGAAGACGGCTTCAGCCTCTGCCGCTGGATCCGCCAGCACCCGCGCCAGGCGCAGGTGCCGATCATCATGCTCACCGCCAGTTCCGACGAAGCCGACCGTGTGATCGGCCTGGAGCTGGGCGCCGATGACTACATCGGCAAGCCGTTCAGCCCTCGCGAGTTGCAGGCGCGGATCAAGGCCCTGTTGCGTCGCTGCCAGTTCGGCCAGGAACGCACCGGGGGTGGCGACGTGTTGGTGTTCGACGAGTGGCGCCTGGACATGATCAGTCACCGGCTGTTCCACGTGGACGGTGAGGAAGTGATCCTCTCCGGCGCCGACTTTGCCCTGCTCAAATTGTTTCTCGATCATCCTCAACAAATTCTCGACCGCGATACCATTGGCAACGCCACCCGCGGTCGTGACCTGATGCCCTTGGACCGTATCGTCGACATGGCCGTGAGCCGCCTGCGCCAGCGCCTGCGGGACACCGAGAAACCCCCGCGGTTGATCCGCACCGTGCGCGGCAGTGGCTATCAACTGGCAGCCAGCGTGGTTGCCGGCAATGCCCACTGA
- a CDS encoding glucokinase, producing the protein MKLALVGDIGGTNARFAVWRDSALHSIRVHATADYPSPEEAIKVYLKEEGLEIGDIGAVCLSVAGPVSGDEFKFTNNHWRLSKTAFCKTLQVDELLLVNDFSAMALGMTRLQPDEFRVVCEGTPEPLRPAVVIGPGTGLGVGTLLDLGAGRYAALPGEGGHVDLPLSSPRETQLWQHIYNEIGHVSAETALSGGGLPRLYRAICAVDGHTPVLDTPEAITAAGLAGDPVAMEVLEQFSIWLGRVAGNNVLTTGGRGGVYIVGGVIPRFADFFIHSGFARSFADKGCMSDYFNGIPVWLVTAPYSGLTGAGVALEQAFA; encoded by the coding sequence GTGAAGTTAGCGCTGGTCGGTGATATCGGCGGTACCAACGCCCGTTTTGCAGTGTGGCGCGATTCGGCGCTGCACTCGATCCGTGTGCATGCCACGGCGGATTACCCAAGCCCTGAAGAGGCGATCAAGGTCTACCTGAAGGAAGAAGGCCTGGAAATCGGCGACATCGGCGCGGTATGCCTGTCGGTGGCCGGGCCGGTGAGCGGCGATGAATTCAAGTTCACCAACAATCACTGGCGCTTGAGCAAGACGGCGTTCTGCAAGACCTTGCAGGTGGATGAACTGCTGCTGGTCAATGATTTCTCGGCCATGGCCCTGGGCATGACCCGCCTGCAACCCGATGAATTTCGCGTGGTGTGCGAGGGCACGCCGGAGCCGTTGCGCCCGGCGGTGGTGATCGGGCCGGGCACTGGCCTGGGCGTCGGCACGTTGCTGGACCTCGGCGCGGGTCGCTACGCGGCATTGCCGGGGGAGGGCGGCCACGTCGACCTGCCCCTGAGCAGCCCGCGGGAAACCCAGCTGTGGCAACACATCTACAACGAAATTGGCCACGTCAGCGCTGAAACGGCGTTGAGTGGCGGCGGCTTGCCGCGTCTGTACCGGGCGATTTGCGCGGTCGACGGCCACACGCCGGTGCTGGACACGCCCGAAGCGATCACCGCAGCAGGCCTGGCCGGTGACCCGGTGGCGATGGAAGTATTGGAACAGTTCAGCATCTGGCTGGGCCGGGTGGCCGGTAACAACGTGCTGACCACTGGCGGTCGCGGTGGCGTGTACATCGTGGGCGGTGTGATACCGAGGTTTGCCGACTTCTTTATCCACAGCGGTTTCGCCAGGAGCTTCGCGGACAAAGGCTGCATGAGCGACTACTTCAACGGCATTCCGGTGTGGTTGGTGACCGCGCCGTATTCCGGGTTGACCGGGGCTGGCGTGGCATTGGAACAGGCATTTGCTTAG